From one Nonomuraea polychroma genomic stretch:
- a CDS encoding polysaccharide deacetylase family protein translates to MIPAEPTLIDFVDPATVPALSTRTMSEGDSPGGARYVHINYPELATAPALNRALRAQIQRQLQDFRRRTQDGGVYPRPELNVTWQLAAASSQAIGVRLRTGEYLGASWGNSTRTLWFDPRKGKAVGSTGLLAGQDALRRLAELVREQLKGRGEQVERDEVTADGGQLDSMAFNRSGDLVVEFDDCQIGPCSLGRLAVAVPADEATPLLSDLGRQAQESVRGATGRGVRDHDEESGPPYYVRSTPHDVSASSPPAASNRAGTVDCAKARCVALTFDDGPGPFTGRLLDVLREAQARATFFPVGSSAAVQTGLLRRMSSEGHLIGNHSWVHRDLSKQASSKVADSLGRTEDMIAAAIGQAPTLVRPPYGAVSGELRDIALQKGFAVVTWDVDAGDQEGGKPADITDRVVRAAHPGAIILMHDIHRGTVDAVLDILKRLRGKGYRFVTVPELYGSAGMQAGRLYRSGSEPSRKQPLT, encoded by the coding sequence ATGATCCCGGCAGAGCCGACACTGATCGACTTTGTCGACCCGGCGACCGTTCCCGCCTTGTCCACCAGGACGATGAGTGAAGGCGACTCCCCCGGCGGGGCCCGCTACGTGCACATCAACTACCCCGAGCTCGCCACCGCGCCCGCGCTCAACCGGGCGCTGCGGGCACAGATCCAGCGGCAGCTGCAGGACTTCCGCCGGCGCACCCAAGACGGCGGCGTCTACCCGCGCCCCGAGCTCAACGTCACCTGGCAACTCGCGGCCGCCTCATCCCAGGCGATCGGAGTACGGCTGCGCACCGGCGAGTACCTCGGCGCGAGCTGGGGCAATTCCACTCGGACGCTCTGGTTCGATCCCCGCAAGGGCAAGGCGGTCGGCTCCACCGGGCTGCTTGCCGGGCAGGACGCGCTGCGGCGGCTCGCCGAACTGGTCAGGGAGCAGCTCAAAGGGCGCGGCGAGCAGGTCGAGCGCGACGAGGTGACGGCCGACGGCGGTCAGCTCGACTCGATGGCCTTCAACCGGAGCGGCGACCTGGTGGTCGAGTTCGACGACTGCCAGATCGGGCCGTGCTCGCTGGGGCGGCTGGCCGTGGCGGTGCCGGCGGACGAGGCGACGCCGCTGCTGTCCGATCTGGGCAGGCAGGCCCAGGAAAGCGTCCGCGGCGCGACGGGCCGGGGCGTGCGGGACCACGATGAAGAGAGCGGTCCGCCCTACTACGTGAGGAGCACGCCGCACGACGTGTCCGCGAGCAGCCCGCCGGCGGCCAGCAACCGAGCCGGCACGGTGGACTGCGCCAAGGCCAGGTGTGTTGCGCTGACGTTCGACGACGGGCCAGGACCGTTCACCGGCAGGCTGCTGGACGTGCTGCGGGAGGCGCAGGCGCGGGCCACGTTCTTCCCGGTCGGCAGCAGCGCCGCCGTGCAGACCGGGCTGCTGCGCAGGATGAGCTCGGAAGGTCATCTGATCGGGAACCACAGCTGGGTGCACAGGGACCTGTCGAAGCAGGCGAGCAGCAAGGTCGCCGACTCGCTCGGGCGTACCGAGGACATGATCGCGGCGGCCATCGGGCAGGCGCCGACGCTGGTGCGTCCGCCGTACGGCGCGGTGAGCGGGGAACTGCGCGACATCGCGCTCCAGAAGGGCTTCGCGGTGGTCACCTGGGACGTGGACGCGGGCGATCAGGAAGGCGGCAAGCCGGCCGACATCACCGATCGTGTCGTGCGCGCGGCCCACCCAGGTGCGATCATTCTGATGCACGACATTCATCGGGGGACCGTTGACGCCGTTCTGGACATCCTCAAAAGGTTGCGCGGGAAGGGTTACAGATTCGTCACCGTTCCAGAGTTGTACGGGTCTGCTGGAATGCAGGCCGGACGCCTGTACAGGTCAGGGAGCGAGCCGTCCCGTAAGCAGCCCCTGACGTAG
- a CDS encoding putative leader peptide yields the protein MTRTVLFARLHVDLCRLASGLCRRCSPTSP from the coding sequence GTGACCCGAACCGTCCTGTTCGCCCGCCTGCATGTAGACCTCTGCAGGCTCGCGTCCGGGCTGTGTCGTCGTTGTTCTCCGACCTCACCCTGA
- a CDS encoding NADH-quinone oxidoreductase subunit A produces MDGYFGSYVLVAALLAIGVAIVAGALTANRLLRPSRPTPDKLTTYECGVDPVGEGWAQSQVRYYVFTYLYVVFAVDAVFLFPWATVFDAPGYGLTTLVEMFVFLGFIALGIVYAWRKRVLTWT; encoded by the coding sequence ATGGACGGCTATTTCGGGTCCTACGTGCTGGTCGCCGCGCTGCTCGCCATCGGCGTCGCCATCGTGGCCGGGGCCCTGACGGCCAACCGCCTCCTCCGGCCGAGCCGTCCCACGCCCGACAAACTGACCACGTACGAATGCGGGGTCGACCCGGTAGGGGAAGGCTGGGCCCAGTCGCAGGTCCGCTACTACGTCTTCACGTACCTCTACGTCGTGTTCGCGGTGGACGCCGTCTTCCTGTTCCCCTGGGCCACCGTCTTCGACGCGCCGGGCTACGGGCTGACGACGCTGGTGGAGATGTTCGTGTTCCTGGGCTTCATCGCCCTGGGCATCGTGTACGCCTGGCGCAAACGGGTCCTTACCTGGACATAG
- a CDS encoding NADH-quinone oxidoreductase subunit C, which translates to MNTAELSARFGDRAEVSESYGDTTIDVAPSDWIELLTFVRDDLGYAFFDWLTGVDEPPDAFLVVAHVYNPAAGERLLLRTRVPRADPHLPTAVGVYRGANWHERETYEMFGVIFDGHPYLVPLLLPDGFEGHPLRKDFILAARVAKPWPGAKEPGESGHGAPSRRKTLPPGVPADWGTPDA; encoded by the coding sequence GTGAACACCGCCGAGCTCTCCGCACGTTTCGGCGACCGCGCCGAGGTCTCCGAGTCGTACGGCGACACCACGATCGATGTCGCCCCCTCCGACTGGATCGAACTGCTGACGTTCGTCCGCGACGACCTCGGTTACGCCTTCTTCGACTGGCTGACCGGCGTCGACGAACCGCCGGACGCCTTCCTCGTCGTGGCCCACGTCTACAACCCGGCCGCCGGCGAGCGGCTGCTGCTCCGCACCCGCGTGCCGCGCGCCGACCCGCACCTGCCGACCGCCGTCGGGGTCTACCGGGGTGCCAACTGGCACGAGCGAGAGACGTACGAGATGTTCGGCGTGATCTTCGACGGCCACCCCTACCTGGTGCCGCTGCTGCTGCCCGACGGCTTCGAGGGCCACCCGCTACGCAAGGACTTCATCCTGGCCGCCCGCGTGGCCAAGCCCTGGCCCGGCGCCAAGGAGCCCGGCGAGTCCGGTCACGGCGCCCCGAGCCGCCGCAAAACCCTTCCCCCTGGCGTGCCCGCCGACTGGGGGACCCCAGATGCCTGA
- a CDS encoding 2-oxoacid:acceptor oxidoreductase subunit alpha translates to MTKQVQQLDRVIIRFAGDSGDGMQLTGDRFTAGTAEFGNDLSTLPNFPAEIRAPAGTLPGVSSFQLHFADHDILTPGDAPNVLVAMNPAALKANLGDLPRGSDIIVNTDEFTKRNLQKVGYAANPLEDDSLNEWRVHAVPLTSLTVKALEGFDLSKKDAERSKNMFALGLLSWLYHRPTDHTIKFLEQKFAKKPEIAKANIAAFQAGWNYGETTESFSVSYEVKPAQLAPGVYRNISGNQALAYGLIAASVQSKLPLFLGSYPITPASDILHELSRHKKFGIRTFQAEDEIAGVGAALGAAFGGALGVTTTSGPGVALKAETVGLAVTTELPLIIVDVQRAGPSTGMPTKTEQTDLLMAMYGRNGESPVPIVAPMSPSDCFDAAIEAARIAVKYRTPVMLLSDGYLANGSEPWRLPEVSDLPDISQEFTTTPNGDDGQFLPYKRDAETLARPWAIPGTAGLEHRIGGIEKADGTGNISYDPDNHDLMVRSRAAKIAGIDVPDLEVDDPDGDAKVLAIGWGSTYGPIAAAIRRIRRNGGKVAQAHFRHLNPLPANTGEVLKRYDKVLLPEINLGQLALLLRARYLVDVISYNRVRGLPFKAEELAGVIQDVIDSD, encoded by the coding sequence GTGACGAAGCAGGTCCAGCAGCTCGACCGCGTGATCATCCGGTTCGCCGGCGACTCCGGCGACGGCATGCAGCTCACCGGCGACCGCTTCACGGCGGGCACGGCGGAGTTCGGCAACGACCTGTCGACGTTGCCCAACTTCCCGGCTGAGATCCGCGCGCCTGCAGGCACCCTGCCGGGCGTGTCGAGCTTCCAGCTCCACTTCGCCGACCACGACATTCTCACGCCCGGCGACGCGCCGAACGTGCTCGTGGCCATGAACCCCGCGGCCCTCAAGGCCAACCTGGGCGACCTGCCCCGGGGTTCCGACATCATCGTGAACACGGACGAGTTCACCAAGCGCAACCTGCAGAAGGTCGGCTACGCCGCCAACCCGCTGGAGGACGACTCGCTCAACGAGTGGCGCGTCCACGCGGTGCCGCTGACCTCGCTCACCGTCAAGGCGCTCGAAGGCTTCGACCTGTCCAAAAAGGACGCCGAGCGGTCCAAGAACATGTTCGCCCTCGGCCTGCTCAGCTGGCTCTACCACCGGCCGACCGACCACACGATCAAGTTCCTCGAGCAAAAGTTCGCAAAGAAGCCGGAGATCGCCAAGGCCAACATCGCGGCCTTCCAGGCGGGCTGGAACTACGGGGAGACCACCGAGTCGTTCTCGGTGTCGTACGAGGTCAAGCCGGCGCAGCTGGCGCCGGGTGTTTACCGCAACATCTCCGGCAACCAGGCGCTCGCCTACGGACTGATCGCCGCCAGCGTGCAGTCCAAGCTGCCGCTGTTCCTGGGCTCCTACCCGATCACCCCGGCCAGCGACATCCTGCACGAGCTCAGCAGGCACAAGAAGTTCGGCATCCGCACCTTCCAGGCGGAGGACGAGATCGCGGGCGTCGGCGCGGCGCTCGGGGCCGCGTTCGGCGGCGCGCTGGGCGTGACCACCACGTCGGGTCCCGGTGTGGCGCTGAAGGCCGAGACGGTCGGCCTGGCGGTCACCACCGAGCTGCCGCTGATCATCGTGGACGTGCAGCGGGCCGGGCCGAGCACCGGCATGCCGACCAAGACCGAGCAGACCGACCTGCTGATGGCCATGTACGGCCGCAACGGCGAGTCCCCCGTGCCGATCGTGGCGCCGATGTCGCCGAGCGACTGCTTCGACGCGGCCATCGAGGCGGCCAGGATCGCGGTCAAATACCGCACCCCGGTCATGCTGCTCTCGGACGGTTACCTGGCCAACGGCTCGGAGCCGTGGCGCCTGCCCGAAGTTTCCGACTTGCCGGATATTTCACAAGAATTTACGACGACTCCGAACGGTGACGACGGCCAGTTCCTGCCCTACAAGCGGGACGCCGAGACCCTCGCCCGCCCGTGGGCCATCCCCGGCACCGCCGGGCTGGAGCACCGCATCGGCGGCATCGAGAAGGCCGACGGCACCGGCAACATCTCCTACGACCCCGACAACCACGACCTGATGGTCCGCAGCCGGGCTGCCAAGATCGCCGGCATCGACGTGCCCGACCTCGAGGTCGACGACCCCGACGGCGACGCGAAGGTGCTGGCCATCGGATGGGGCTCGACGTACGGGCCGATCGCCGCGGCCATCCGGCGGATCAGGAGGAACGGCGGCAAGGTCGCCCAGGCGCACTTCCGCCACCTCAACCCGCTGCCGGCCAACACCGGCGAGGTGCTCAAGCGCTACGACAAGGTGCTGCTGCCCGAGATCAACCTGGGCCAGCTGGCCCTGCTGCTGCGGGCCCGCTACCTCGTCGACGTGATCAGCTACAACCGTGTGCGCGGGCTCCCGTTCAAGGCCGAGGAGCTGGCCGGAGTCATCCAGGACGTGATCGACAGTGACTGA
- the nuoH gene encoding NADH-quinone oxidoreductase subunit NuoH — protein MLDVVLSFAVILIVFLVLPLIIGQTEHKVMAHMQSRLGPMYAGGFHGWAQLIADGVKFAQKEDVIPAAADRRIFMIAPGVALVPYLVVLIAIPIDRGLVAVDLDLGLFFVLAVMGIGVLGSIMAGWASANKYSVLGGMRSAAQLMSYELPLVLAASSVAMAAGTLSIPGIVEAWQWWWLPWQAIGGVVFFLAGLAELRRPPFDMPIAESEIIMGPMTEYTGMRFALFMLAEYAGIVVLSFLTTVLFLGGWHGPFLPGWLWTLVKVFVLAFVVIWLRVTYPRLREDQLQKLAWAGLVPLALLQLALTGVVKVLI, from the coding sequence ATGCTTGACGTGGTGCTCAGCTTCGCCGTCATCCTCATCGTGTTCCTGGTACTACCCCTGATCATCGGTCAGACCGAGCACAAGGTCATGGCCCACATGCAGTCTCGGCTCGGCCCCATGTACGCCGGCGGCTTCCACGGCTGGGCGCAGCTCATCGCCGACGGGGTGAAGTTCGCGCAGAAGGAGGACGTCATCCCGGCCGCGGCCGACCGCCGCATCTTCATGATCGCCCCCGGGGTGGCGCTGGTCCCGTACCTGGTCGTGCTGATCGCCATCCCCATCGACCGCGGCCTCGTGGCCGTCGACCTCGACCTGGGCCTCTTCTTCGTCCTCGCCGTCATGGGCATCGGCGTGCTCGGCTCGATCATGGCCGGGTGGGCCTCGGCCAACAAATACTCGGTGCTCGGGGGCATGCGCTCGGCCGCCCAGCTCATGTCGTACGAGCTGCCGCTGGTGCTGGCGGCCTCCTCGGTGGCGATGGCCGCCGGCACACTGTCGATCCCGGGGATCGTCGAGGCGTGGCAGTGGTGGTGGCTGCCGTGGCAGGCGATCGGCGGCGTGGTCTTCTTCCTGGCCGGCCTGGCCGAGCTGCGGCGGCCGCCGTTCGACATGCCGATCGCCGAGTCCGAGATCATCATGGGCCCGATGACCGAATACACCGGCATGCGTTTCGCGCTGTTCATGCTCGCGGAGTACGCCGGGATCGTGGTGCTGTCCTTCCTGACCACCGTCCTGTTCCTGGGCGGCTGGCACGGCCCGTTCCTGCCCGGCTGGTTGTGGACGCTGGTCAAGGTGTTCGTGCTGGCGTTCGTCGTGATCTGGTTGCGGGTGACGTATCCGCGGCTGCGCGAGGACCAGCTCCAGAAGCTCGCCTGGGCCGGGCTCGTCCCCCTGGCGCTCCTTCAACTGGCCCTCACCGGCGTCGTCAAAGTTCTCATCTGA
- a CDS encoding NADH-quinone oxidoreductase subunit B, with protein MPTVGPVSRLAPKPMRFVLNWGRRYSLWVFNFGLACCAIEFIATSMSRHDFIRFGVIPFANGPRQADLMIVSGTVTDKMAPAVKRLYEQMPDPKYVISFGACSNTGGPYWDSYCVTNGVDQIIPVDVYVPGCPPRPEALLYGIMKLQEKIAQEKLSDRYGLSRSHSEEA; from the coding sequence ATGCCCACGGTGGGGCCGGTCTCCCGGTTGGCACCCAAGCCGATGCGCTTCGTGCTCAACTGGGGTCGCCGCTATTCCCTGTGGGTGTTCAACTTCGGGCTGGCCTGCTGCGCGATCGAGTTCATCGCGACGTCGATGAGCAGGCACGACTTCATCCGGTTCGGCGTGATCCCGTTCGCGAACGGCCCGCGCCAGGCCGACCTCATGATCGTGTCCGGCACGGTCACCGACAAGATGGCCCCGGCCGTGAAACGGCTCTACGAGCAGATGCCCGACCCGAAATACGTGATCTCGTTCGGCGCCTGCTCCAACACCGGCGGTCCTTACTGGGACTCCTACTGCGTGACCAACGGCGTGGACCAGATCATCCCCGTCGACGTCTACGTGCCCGGCTGCCCGCCCAGACCCGAGGCCCTCCTCTACGGCATCATGAAGCTCCAGGAGAAGATCGCCCAGGAGAAGCTCAGCGACCGCTACGGATTGTCCCGCTCCCACTCGGAGGAGGCGTGA